ATCTTTGGCGGAATTGTGGGAACAGGGGGAATGGGCTGAGTTAGACTCCACCCAACAGGAGCTTTTTCTCGGTATTTGCTGGGGTAATCCAGTGGAGTATCAATATCAATGGGCTAAGCCCAATTCCGGTTGCCATCGCATTGTGGCCACCCCTGATCAGCCCAGCGGCATTAAGTTTTAAACGATTTAGCCAGAGAATGGCGATCGCCCGCCCATAATCCTCTGATATAGTGTTAGATCGGACTTTATCTGATCATAAGGAGATCTGCCATGGCCCGTCGCTGTCAACTGACCGGGAAAAAAGCTAATAACGGTTTTGCCGTATCTCACTCCCACCGTCGCACCAAGAAATTACAACAGGCAAATTTGCAATGGAAACGGGTTTGGTGGCCCGAAGGCAATCGCTTTGTCCGTCTGCGTCTTTCCACCACTGCCATTAAAACTTTGGAATCCAAAGGCATCAACGCCATGGCCAAGGAAGCGGGCATCAACTTGAATAAATTCTAGAGCGATCGGCTGTAGTTTTTGTTGGTATCCCAGACAGCTTCCCATGGACAAATCCACAGAGGAGCAGAATCTTCGATATGGTTCCTGCTCCTTGCCATTGGGGGGTAAAACCACTGGGTTAACAGGGGACGATAATTTAACAGGAAGGTCAAGATAACGCAGAATGGAAAGGTGAACTTCTCGATGGAGTAACTTCCGATGTTGGCGTTGATGCTATCCGGTGCAGTGGCCTTAGCCAGTCTAGCTTTTTTCTTTTCGGCATTTTTTGCCCCAAAATTGCATCGCAAGGACGATTTCCTTTGGAGTGGCGTGGGCTTTTTCTACGGCCTAGTGCTCTGGAACTGTGCCCAACGTTTCACTGGAGCCATTCTCCTTGGCCAAGCAGCCGTGGTGGTGTTGGTGCTGGCCTTTGCTTGGCAAACTCTGCGACTCCGGGCGGCGATCGCCAGCAATGCCATTGTGGAAGTTCCTAGTTTCTCCCTGCTGGATTGGTTCGCTGGTGGTTTGCAACGTAAACCTAAAGTTAAAACTCCAGTCGCCGTTGACGATAAAAAGGCTGCAACAAAGGATCAAGACAACACTGAAGTTGAATCCGTAACCGGGGCCGTTAAACGAGATTTGCCAGAAACAGGGGAGCAACTGAAATCTGTTGATGATTCCGCCCCAGCATCAGTTACAGAAACGGTTACAAGCACTGTTGAACAAGTTAGTGAGAGTATTCCAACAGAAGCAGAAAGTGCAATAGAAACAGCAGAAGA
The genomic region above belongs to Synechocystis sp. PCC 6803 substr. PCC-P and contains:
- the rpmB gene encoding 50S ribosomal protein L28, encoding MARRCQLTGKKANNGFAVSHSHRRTKKLQQANLQWKRVWWPEGNRFVRLRLSTTAIKTLESKGINAMAKEAGINLNKF